Proteins encoded together in one Lathamus discolor isolate bLatDis1 chromosome 3, bLatDis1.hap1, whole genome shotgun sequence window:
- the TMEM177 gene encoding transmembrane protein 177: MAVRFLQKASVWLKKRKITLLAVSCMGLFGANLSYHVFPDQTFKLLHECWSEGQPAELSQRLCGVFQDVLQDTGVKSADSYRAFAASGFHPVSAGIPWFPAGSLVGIPPNFDSTAEDKKGIVNHVVVISGKEVDWESKEGVALKEALTFSLEAQKFALAREVMYLQNGSPLASAAVAPTCLAGTFFCGRGIKLLLGLSSGPLILRGICNLVTAAAGLMCYYVSYDAVTYHLDCKADRKAATVSKDYARGGVEFYDKILSRNRIFRGLMGKQGMKIYAPSGNLFPRHWFRIKYTPYTYRRDLIVNILRELQA; this comes from the coding sequence ATGGCAGTGCGGTTCCTGCAGAAGGCATCTGTGTGGTTAAAGAAGCGCAAGATCACTTTGTTGGCTGTTTCTTGCATGGGACTGTTTGGTGCTAACCTTTCCTATCATGTGTTTCCTGACCAGACGTTCAAACTGTTGCATGAGTGCTGGTCAGAGGGGCAGCCAGCTGAGCTTTCACAGAGGCTCTGTGGTGTCTTTCAGGATGTCCTTCAAGATACTGGCGTGAAGTCCGCTGACTCGTATCGAGCCTTTGCAGCTTCTGGCTTCCACCCTGTGAGTGCTGGAATCCCTTGGTtccctgcaggctctttggTGGGCATCCCGCCTAACTTTGATAGCACAGCTGAGGATAAAAAGGGAATAGTCAACCATGTTGTTGTGATCAGTGGCAAGGAAGTAGACTGGGAGAGCAAAGAAGGAGTTGCTTTGAAGGAAGCTCTGACGTTTTCTCTTGAAGCTCAGAAGTTTGCCCTTGCCAGGGAAGTTATGTATTTGCAGAATGGCAGCCCTTTAGCAAGTGCAGCCGTGGCTCCAACTTGCTTAGCTGGTACATTTTTCTGTGGGAGAGGTATAAAGCTACTTCTGGGTTTGTCTTCTGGCCCCCTGATACTTCGTGGCATCTGTAACCTCGTAACTGCAGCTGCTGGACTGATGTGCTATTACGTTTCTTACGATGCTGTGACCTATCACCTAGACTGCAAGGCTGACAGAAAGGCAGCTACTGTTTCCAAAGACTACGCCAGAGGTGGGGTTGAATTCTATGATAAAATCCTGTCCCGCAACAGGATCTTTCGTGGTCTGATGGGCAAACAAGGGATGAAAATTTATGCCCCAAGTGGTAACCTGTTCCCAAGGCACTGGTTCAGAATAAAGTATACCCCATACACTTACCGAAGAGATTTGATTGTTAATATTTTAAGAGAGCTCCAGGCATAG